Within Paenibacillus sp. RUD330, the genomic segment AAAGCCATGCCTCAAGCCTGAGGGTTCCCAGGCTGAAGACACAGCGTGTCGATGGCTGACGCGGAACGGATGCGCTCATCGCTCCAAGCGGAATCCTGTCGGCTCGGGGAGCTCCGCCCAACGGCTGGAGCAGAACGCCATTAGGCCAGCAAGCCGGTCAGCCGGCCTTGATACAGAACCCGCAGACGGTGCAGAGCCCTCGTGCAGCCTACATAGAGAAGCTTCGCGTCGGTCGGGCCGTAGGCCGCTTCGCCCGCGTCGGCAATGAGCACGGCGTCGAATTCAAGACCTTTGGACAAATAGACCGGCACGACCGTAAGGCCGCCGCCGTACGCCGGCTGGCGGGAATGGACGAGCGCCGCCTCGAGGCCCGCGTCCGTGAGGATCCGGTGGATATCGGCGCATTCAGCCTCTGTCCTCCCGATGACGGCGATCGTCTGGAACATTTTCTCCTCTTGCCACTCCCGAACCGTGTCCGCGAGCCGCTTCGCCCAATCTCCGCCGCCGCAGGCCACTTCCTCGACGGGATCGCCGCTGCGGAACACCGGGACGGCAGGCTTCACCTCGCCCGACATGCCGGCAAGCACGCGGTTGGCGAAGTCGATGATTTCCATCGTGGAGCGGTAGCTTCGGTCCAGCTCGTAATAACCGGTCTGCTCGGCCGCGAACAGCTCCCGCTGCTGGCTCCAGCTCGTTATGCCCGCATAAGCGTGGATGCCCTGCTGCAGATCGCCGAGCACCGTCATCGACGGCTGGCGCTGGCACAGCTTGAGAGCCTCGATCTGGAACGGAGAGTAGTCCTGCGCCTCGTCGATGACGATGTGGTCATAATGCGGCAGGCCGAGTCCATGCAGGCGGATATGAAGGTAGACGAGCGGAGCGAGATCCTCCTGTTCCGCTTCTCCGGCCTTGATCCTCTGCGCGGTCGCCTTGGCCAGAGCCTTGGGCAGCGCGCCGGCGGCCGTCTTGCCGTCCAGCAGAGCGCGATAGAGGGCCGGCGCCGAGTAGGACGGTATTTTCTTGGTGAAGGAAGCCAGCTTCGCGAGCGCTTTGGAGCGGATCTTCTTATCCGTTACCCCGCGGCTCTTGAGCTCGCCTTCCAGCCAGCGGCTGATCCGGCTCGCGAGCCGGTCGCGCCGGCGCATGATCGATTCCTCGCCGTAATCGGTATGGAACCATTGACTCATCTGCTCCGGCATGAGGCGGAAGCCGGGCAGCGGCTCGAACGGCTCCGAAGGCACCATGCCGGCTTCGAGATCCGCCAGCTTCGCCTCAAGCGCATCCTTGAAGGCAAGGCTTCCCTTCAGCAAGCCGGAAGCCTCCCGCCACTCCTCGGCCGTGTGGGGACGTTCGAACCAATATTCCATCGTATCCGCCGGAGAGCGCAGCGTGACCTCGTTCTGCAGCAGCTCGACCGCCCATTCGGAGAACGTCGTCTGGACGATATCGCCGACGCCGAGCTCCGGCAGCACGCCCGAGATGTAATCGAGGAACATCCGGTTGGGGGCGAATATGATCATCCGCTCCGAGCGGATGCGTCCCGCGTACTGATACAGCAGGAAGGCGAGGCGGTGCAGCGCTACCGTCGTTTTCCCCGAGCCGGCCACGCCCTGGATGAACAAGGCGAGATTTTTGTCCGCGCGGATAATCTTGTCCTGCTCCTGCTGGATCGTCGAGACGATGTCGCGGAGCTTGTTGTCCTTGCTCTCGCCGAGCCGGTAGAGCAGGAACTCGTCCGTCACCGCATCGTCCTCCTGGCCGCGCACGAAGCTGTCGACCAGCCGCAGCAGCTCTTCCCTGCGCACCATCAGGTTGCGCTTCAGATGGACCGTGCCTTCGATTTCCCCATCCGGCGATTGGTAGTTGACCGGGGCTTCCCCGCCGCTGAACGAATAGAACAGGCTTGCGACCGGAGCCCGCCAATCGATGACGAGCAGCTCATCCGATCCGGAACGGGCCACTCCGGCCTTGCCGATGTAGAGAGGGCTGGGATCGGCCTTGCCCTCCTCCTGGAAGTCGATCCGGCCGAAGTAGGCTTCCTTGCGTGCCAGCTCCAGCCTTCTCTCCCGTTCCTCCCGCTGCAGATCGAGCATCTGCTCGGTGAAATCGTCGCCGGTATAGCGGGGGCCGATTCCCTTCAGCTGGACTTCGATGTCCTTCACGGCGCTTTCGAGCCGCGATTCTTCCTCTTGATAGGCACTTTGAGCATTCATGCCAGTTACCTCCTAAGGGTGGGTGATTGGAAAAAGCGAAAGGTAACTATAGCACAGAAGGCGATCTGGCAGCAATCGGAAAAATGCCGCCGCTTTCATTTCCTGCGGGGCGGAATGAAAAAACCGGGCCATAAGCCCGGAATCAGTGCTGCTACAACCATTTCAATACGGCATACACCCAGATGGCGTCCACGACGATGAGCAAGGGTATGCCCAGCCGGAAGGAAGCATGGAGCGTCTTATGCCTCCATGCCTTCATGCCCGCCCATGCGCCGGGAGCGCCTCCCAGCAGGCTGACGGCGAACAGCCTCTTCTCGGGGATGCGGCGCCTGCCCGCTCTCGCGGCCGCCTTGTCGATGCCGAACATGGCGAAAGCCAGCAGGTTGGCCAGCAGCAGATAGATGGCCAGGAATGCAGATGTCATAGGGGGTCCGCTCCTTTCAGGAACTCATAACATGAGTGATGATAGCTCGGGCTGTGAAGTCCGCGCAGGCCAAATGGAAGGCATTGATCGAGTTGGCAGGAAGAGAGCCCCGATCAGGTGCCTCTGGGCTTGGCGCGGCTCGTCGCCTGCGCCTGCAGCGGGTCCTCGGGCCAGTAATGCTTCGGATACCGCACCTTGAGCTCCTTGCGCACCTCGAAATAAACCGAAGACCAGAAGCTCTCCAGATCGCGGGTGACCTGCACGGGCCGCTGCGCCGGAGAGAGCAGATGGAGGACGACAGGAAGCCGTCCGCCGCCGACCTTCGGCGAATGCTTCATGCCGAACAGCTCCTGGAGCCGAACCGCCAGGAAAGGAGCCTCCGGATCGCTGTAATCGACGGGGATCCGGGAGCCGCTAGGCACGGAGAGATGAGTCGGGGCATAGTCGTCCAGCTGCCGGCGCTTTTCCCAGCCGAGCAGCGCGTCCAGAGCGGCCGTCAGCTCCAGCTTCTGCAGGCCGGAGGCGCTGCGGATGCCGCCCGCATAGGGCGCGAGCCAATGCTC encodes:
- a CDS encoding ATP-binding domain-containing protein, coding for MNAQSAYQEEESRLESAVKDIEVQLKGIGPRYTGDDFTEQMLDLQREERERRLELARKEAYFGRIDFQEEGKADPSPLYIGKAGVARSGSDELLVIDWRAPVASLFYSFSGGEAPVNYQSPDGEIEGTVHLKRNLMVRREELLRLVDSFVRGQEDDAVTDEFLLYRLGESKDNKLRDIVSTIQQEQDKIIRADKNLALFIQGVAGSGKTTVALHRLAFLLYQYAGRIRSERMIIFAPNRMFLDYISGVLPELGVGDIVQTTFSEWAVELLQNEVTLRSPADTMEYWFERPHTAEEWREASGLLKGSLAFKDALEAKLADLEAGMVPSEPFEPLPGFRLMPEQMSQWFHTDYGEESIMRRRDRLASRISRWLEGELKSRGVTDKKIRSKALAKLASFTKKIPSYSAPALYRALLDGKTAAGALPKALAKATAQRIKAGEAEQEDLAPLVYLHIRLHGLGLPHYDHIVIDEAQDYSPFQIEALKLCQRQPSMTVLGDLQQGIHAYAGITSWSQQRELFAAEQTGYYELDRSYRSTMEIIDFANRVLAGMSGEVKPAVPVFRSGDPVEEVACGGGDWAKRLADTVREWQEEKMFQTIAVIGRTEAECADIHRILTDAGLEAALVHSRQPAYGGGLTVVPVYLSKGLEFDAVLIADAGEAAYGPTDAKLLYVGCTRALHRLRVLYQGRLTGLLA
- a CDS encoding DUF1294 domain-containing protein, whose product is MTSAFLAIYLLLANLLAFAMFGIDKAAARAGRRRIPEKRLFAVSLLGGAPGAWAGMKAWRHKTLHASFRLGIPLLIVVDAIWVYAVLKWL